In a genomic window of Streptomyces sp. NBC_01142:
- a CDS encoding MFS transporter codes for MPHLIPDAGPQRVISASNFVYTVGSGLFLTAGVLYFTQAVHLQASQVGLGLGIAGVVSLAAGIAVGHLADTHEARSIYATTLVVQALATAGFVLADSFWPFVLAICTATGAKAAGLAARSPLIRHYGGDRPQEFRAYLRAVTNIGISLGALLAGWAVQVGTLTAYQLLVIGNAIAFAASAAILVFLPPVKPGPIVHGPRWIALRDRPYLLITAVDGIMAIQFKVLTVAIPLWLVGATTAPRWLISGTMVINTVMVIALQVRASRTIDSPARGAAAYRRSGIAFLVSCSLISLSAGMPAWAAATLLMTAVVIHTIGELWHSAAGFEVSFALAPQHATGQYLGAFGLGAGLAEALGPTLLISLCITWGRPGWYVVGALFTLTGLAAPCAVRWAQRQQHAGQSHLEAAERAPAT; via the coding sequence ATGCCCCATCTGATACCGGATGCCGGACCACAACGCGTCATCTCCGCCTCGAACTTCGTCTATACCGTCGGCAGCGGCCTCTTCCTGACCGCCGGGGTGCTGTACTTCACTCAGGCGGTTCACCTTCAGGCAAGCCAGGTGGGGCTCGGACTCGGCATCGCCGGTGTTGTCTCGCTGGCCGCGGGCATCGCCGTCGGCCATCTCGCGGACACGCACGAAGCACGCAGCATCTACGCGACCACCCTTGTCGTCCAGGCACTGGCAACGGCCGGCTTCGTACTGGCGGACAGCTTCTGGCCGTTCGTCCTCGCCATCTGCACAGCCACCGGGGCGAAGGCGGCCGGACTGGCTGCACGCAGTCCGCTCATCAGGCACTACGGCGGAGACCGGCCGCAGGAATTCCGCGCCTATCTCCGTGCCGTGACCAACATCGGCATTTCCCTCGGCGCCCTGCTGGCAGGCTGGGCCGTCCAGGTCGGCACCCTCACCGCCTACCAGCTTCTGGTCATCGGCAACGCGATCGCCTTCGCAGCCTCCGCGGCGATCCTGGTCTTCCTGCCACCGGTCAAGCCCGGGCCCATTGTCCACGGCCCTCGCTGGATCGCCCTGCGAGACCGGCCTTACCTTCTGATCACTGCCGTCGACGGCATCATGGCCATCCAGTTCAAGGTGCTCACCGTAGCCATCCCGCTCTGGCTGGTGGGGGCCACCACCGCCCCGCGCTGGCTCATCTCGGGCACCATGGTCATCAACACCGTCATGGTCATCGCGCTTCAGGTACGAGCCAGCCGCACCATTGACTCCCCAGCGAGGGGGGCGGCCGCCTACCGTCGATCAGGCATCGCCTTCCTCGTCTCCTGCTCGCTCATTTCGCTGTCCGCCGGGATGCCGGCATGGGCAGCCGCAACGCTGCTCATGACCGCGGTGGTGATCCATACGATCGGCGAGCTGTGGCACTCTGCCGCAGGCTTCGAGGTGTCCTTCGCCCTCGCCCCACAGCACGCCACCGGCCAGTACCTGGGCGCGTTCGGACTGGGTGCCGGCTTGGCCGAAGCCCTCGGGCCAACCCTGCTCATCTCCCTCTGCATCACCTGGGGCCGGCCCGGGTGGTACGTCGTAGGAGCACTGTTCACCCTGACGGGCCTGGCAGCGCCATGTGCCGTCCGCTGGGCGCAGCGTCAACAGCACGCCGGGCAGTCACACCTTGAAGCCGCGGAAAGGGCGCCGGCCACCTGA
- a CDS encoding FAD-binding oxidoreductase: MGGQTQARGIEGDIVRRGDPGYESAWQGILWNGLKPPRFPEVIVRVASERDVPEAVALARSEGLRIAVRSGGHSWCGSPLRDGGMLIDLSALNRTHVDPPATATVQPAATGGALACELSRYGLAFPTGHCGSVAVGGYLLSGGLGWNSGALGPACASVRQIEAVTAAGEVVSCDEDENSDLFWAARGAGPGFFAIVTGFRLALYPRPAAIIATTYAFPLADVVPVTRWATEAATELPPTVELSFVLGTADPAMSAATPRPKVIIVAATAFADSQDEAIRSLGPLRVCPLADHAIFSQVDEPTSSEALYETSDSLWPASHRCSADTLWSGADYETLLSRLAPVVATAPSEKSLVLAPVSPVSREKTLQHEMAFSVLGDSYVVPYALWDSPAQDDANIGWLRHAMRTVKPLGTGHYIAEADLTAAPSRAHRSFSPSDWDRLGRLKARYDPEDVFFSYLGRSATWAA, translated from the coding sequence ATGGGTGGACAGACGCAGGCGCGGGGTATCGAGGGAGACATCGTCCGGCGGGGCGACCCCGGATACGAGAGCGCTTGGCAGGGCATCCTGTGGAACGGGCTCAAGCCTCCCCGGTTCCCGGAGGTGATCGTCCGGGTCGCCTCGGAACGCGATGTCCCGGAAGCCGTGGCACTGGCCCGCTCCGAAGGTCTGCGCATCGCCGTACGGTCGGGCGGGCACAGCTGGTGCGGCTCGCCACTGCGCGACGGGGGCATGCTCATCGACCTCTCCGCCCTCAACCGGACCCATGTCGACCCCCCAGCCACAGCAACCGTCCAGCCCGCCGCCACCGGCGGCGCACTCGCCTGCGAACTCTCCCGGTACGGCCTGGCCTTCCCCACCGGGCACTGCGGATCCGTCGCCGTCGGCGGATATCTCCTCAGCGGCGGTCTCGGCTGGAATTCCGGCGCGCTGGGACCGGCTTGCGCGAGCGTGCGGCAGATCGAAGCCGTAACCGCCGCCGGCGAGGTCGTCAGCTGCGACGAGGACGAGAACTCCGACCTGTTCTGGGCGGCGCGCGGAGCCGGCCCCGGTTTCTTCGCGATTGTCACCGGCTTCCGCCTGGCTCTGTATCCACGCCCGGCGGCAATCATCGCGACCACGTACGCCTTTCCGCTGGCGGACGTCGTACCCGTGACCCGCTGGGCCACGGAGGCCGCCACCGAACTTCCGCCGACCGTCGAGCTGTCCTTCGTACTCGGCACGGCCGACCCGGCCATGTCGGCGGCCACACCGAGGCCCAAGGTGATCATCGTCGCGGCCACCGCCTTCGCGGACAGCCAGGACGAGGCGATCCGCTCCCTCGGGCCGCTGCGGGTCTGCCCGCTCGCCGACCACGCCATCTTCAGCCAGGTCGACGAACCGACCTCCTCCGAGGCCCTCTACGAGACCTCCGATTCCCTGTGGCCGGCGAGCCACCGCTGCAGCGCCGACACGCTGTGGTCGGGCGCGGACTACGAAACCCTGTTGTCCAGGCTGGCCCCTGTGGTCGCCACCGCCCCTTCGGAGAAGTCCCTCGTACTCGCTCCCGTGTCACCGGTCTCACGGGAAAAGACACTTCAGCACGAGATGGCCTTCTCGGTGCTCGGCGACAGCTATGTCGTCCCGTACGCGCTCTGGGACTCCCCGGCCCAGGACGACGCCAACATCGGCTGGCTGCGCCACGCCATGCGAACCGTCAAACCCCTCGGTACGGGCCACTACATCGCGGAAGCCGACCTCACGGCCGCCCCCTCCCGAGCCCACCGCTCCTTCAGTCCGTCCGACTGGGACCGCCTGGGCCGGCTGAAGGCACGCTACGACCCCGAGGACGTCTTCTTCTCCTACCTCGGGCGATCGGCAACCTGGGCCGCTTGA
- a CDS encoding NAD(P)/FAD-dependent oxidoreductase, which translates to MRHRIAVVGSGPAGLTFARVLHRHDYPVAVLERDPAPDARPPGGTLDLHEGLGQLALDKAGLLAEFQALSRPEGQAMRILDVDGTVLRDWRPRPDDRANPEIDRGQLRDLLLGPLDVRWGRGVTQVVPGTRDGVLVHFADGRQETFDLVVGADGAWSRIRPAVSSVTPHYTGVTLVETSLDDVDTRHPDLARLIGDGSVAVYGVNRALVAQRNSGGHVKVYAQFRAPLDWHTNLDLADVEAVRSSLLALFDGWAAPVLDLLRHGTAFVHRPLYVLPVSHTWTHVFGVTLLGDAAHLMPPLGAGANLAMLEGAELAESIATGSGDLDEAVRAFEEQMWERAGRWAKITMAGLERLVSPDPAEALALFDQVQPS; encoded by the coding sequence ATGAGACATCGTATCGCAGTGGTCGGGAGCGGCCCTGCCGGCCTTACCTTCGCCCGCGTCCTGCACCGCCATGATTACCCCGTCGCCGTCCTCGAACGCGATCCCGCCCCCGACGCCCGCCCCCCGGGCGGCACGCTGGACCTGCACGAAGGGCTGGGCCAGCTCGCGCTGGACAAGGCGGGGCTGCTGGCGGAGTTCCAGGCGCTGTCTCGTCCCGAGGGGCAGGCCATGCGCATCCTGGACGTGGACGGGACCGTCCTGCGCGACTGGCGACCCCGTCCAGATGACCGGGCCAATCCCGAGATCGACCGCGGGCAACTCCGTGACCTGCTGCTCGGCCCTCTCGACGTCCGGTGGGGGCGGGGCGTGACGCAGGTGGTGCCGGGGACCCGGGATGGCGTACTGGTCCATTTCGCGGACGGGCGACAGGAGACGTTCGACCTCGTAGTCGGCGCGGACGGCGCCTGGTCCCGGATCCGCCCGGCGGTCTCGTCGGTGACTCCGCACTACACCGGCGTCACCTTGGTCGAGACCTCCCTGGACGACGTCGACACCCGCCACCCTGACCTCGCCCGGTTGATCGGTGACGGTTCCGTGGCTGTGTACGGCGTGAACCGAGCTCTCGTCGCCCAGCGCAACAGCGGCGGCCACGTCAAGGTGTACGCCCAGTTCCGCGCGCCGCTGGACTGGCACACGAACCTGGACCTGGCCGACGTCGAGGCCGTGCGATCGAGCCTGCTGGCCCTGTTCGACGGCTGGGCCGCTCCCGTCCTCGACCTCCTCCGCCACGGCACCGCTTTCGTCCACCGCCCCCTCTACGTCCTGCCCGTGTCCCACACCTGGACCCACGTCTTCGGGGTGACGCTACTGGGCGACGCCGCCCATCTGATGCCCCCATTGGGGGCGGGCGCGAACCTCGCGATGCTGGAAGGCGCCGAACTCGCCGAGTCCATCGCCACCGGCTCTGGAGATCTGGACGAAGCCGTCCGCGCCTTCGAGGAACAGATGTGGGAACGGGCCGGCAGGTGGGCGAAGATCACGATGGCCGGTCTGGAACGCCTCGTGAGCCCGGACCCCGCCGAAGCCCTCGCCCTCTTCGACCAAGTCCAGCCTTCCTGA
- a CDS encoding TetR/AcrR family transcriptional regulator, which produces MTVWDRPEPPNRPVPLDRERIVAAAIALADEGGLEAVSLRKVAARLDAGPMRLYGYISTKEELFDLMVDEVHAEVLPEEQPGDWREALRILAHRTRQAALRHEWLADLLGGRPTLGPNGLAVAEATLAALDGLADLDTVMRAVETVSAYFTGAIRREITNLRAERATGLSKRDWQRASGPHVTRMLATGRFPALTKAVYDGTDVDAEASFATGLDWVLDAVAAKLTRPPA; this is translated from the coding sequence ATGACTGTGTGGGACCGGCCGGAGCCGCCGAATCGCCCCGTGCCGCTCGACCGGGAGCGGATCGTCGCCGCCGCCATCGCGCTGGCCGACGAGGGCGGGCTGGAGGCGGTGTCGTTGCGCAAGGTCGCCGCCCGGCTGGACGCCGGCCCGATGCGGCTGTACGGATACATCTCCACCAAGGAGGAGCTGTTCGACCTCATGGTGGACGAGGTCCACGCCGAGGTTCTCCCCGAGGAGCAGCCCGGTGACTGGCGGGAGGCGCTGCGCATCCTCGCCCACCGCACCAGGCAGGCCGCTCTCCGTCACGAATGGCTGGCCGACCTGCTCGGCGGCCGCCCGACCCTGGGCCCGAACGGCCTCGCCGTGGCCGAGGCCACGCTGGCCGCCCTCGACGGCCTCGCCGACCTCGACACCGTCATGCGCGCCGTGGAGACTGTCAGCGCCTACTTCACTGGCGCGATCAGGCGCGAGATCACGAACCTGCGGGCCGAGCGCGCCACGGGCCTGTCCAAGCGCGACTGGCAGCGCGCCTCCGGCCCGCATGTGACGAGAATGTTGGCCACGGGCCGCTTCCCGGCGCTGACCAAGGCCGTGTACGACGGCACGGACGTGGACGCCGAGGCATCCTTCGCGACCGGCCTGGACTGGGTCCTCGACGCCGTGGCCGCCAAGCTCACCCGGCCGCCGGCGTGA
- a CDS encoding VOC family protein — translation MPSRLNPYISFNGDARQAMEFYKGIFGGTLTVNTYGDFGEKEAGDAADKIMHSMLETDSGFTLMGSDTPPGMEHKPGNNISVSLSGEDADELRGYWDKLSGDGTVSVPMEKQMWGDVFGMCTDRFGITWLVNISEQQG, via the coding sequence GTGCCTTCTCGACTCAACCCGTACATCAGCTTCAACGGCGACGCCCGGCAAGCCATGGAGTTCTACAAGGGGATCTTCGGCGGCACCCTGACGGTGAACACATACGGTGACTTCGGCGAGAAAGAGGCCGGAGACGCCGCCGACAAAATCATGCACAGCATGCTCGAGACCGACAGCGGCTTCACGCTCATGGGCTCCGACACCCCGCCGGGGATGGAGCACAAGCCAGGGAACAACATCTCCGTGAGCCTGAGCGGGGAGGACGCCGACGAACTGCGCGGCTATTGGGACAAACTCTCCGGCGACGGCACGGTCTCGGTCCCGATGGAGAAGCAGATGTGGGGCGACGTCTTCGGCATGTGCACAGACCGCTTCGGCATCACCTGGCTGGTCAACATCAGCGAACAGCAGGGCTGA
- a CDS encoding FAD-dependent monooxygenase yields the protein MVHTDVLVAGAGPVGLTAAVELRRRGVRCRIIDKLPARLPFAKAVGIQPRTLEIWDRMGMVRAALDAAVPMRGQLMYVNGTERMRIDLKLPPDVPYGFAALPQYETERLIEEHLGRWDTRIERGTELVSFQQDAGGVWSRLTTSSGREEEVRSRFLVGCDGAHSIVRKTLGLTFEGGAFPEEYMLADVEVDWSLPPGYGVRALHQSDGTTDDLLVCIPLPGRSRYRMSMLVPPELSVKQSDGDQVVHGLESGRRPGLEHIQAVLDRLSPEPTTASAMRWASVFRISHRLVDRYSDGRVFVAGDAAHIHPPTGAQGMNTGIQDAYNLAWKLALAVAGTGHPQLLGSYDAERRPVGEEVVGRTVRHATVGVEADPDDPATVMMREAQLLVAYPGSPIVGARTAGQDGPDAGDRAPDCGGLLGPVAAFPMRLFDLIRDRGHTLLFYAEDDIPAAQFDELAAMARSLTHGQVDACAVLGADAQADGLEMPVCHDSRGEFRRVYRVQGPTVFLVRPDGYLSLRLAPAAAATELPAHLAGVFRT from the coding sequence GTGGTGCACACCGATGTGCTGGTAGCGGGCGCGGGCCCGGTCGGGCTGACGGCGGCGGTGGAACTGCGCCGGCGTGGCGTCAGGTGCCGCATCATCGACAAGCTGCCCGCCCGCCTGCCGTTCGCGAAGGCCGTGGGAATCCAGCCCAGGACTCTGGAGATCTGGGACCGGATGGGCATGGTGCGTGCCGCCCTGGACGCCGCCGTGCCGATGCGCGGGCAGCTGATGTACGTCAACGGCACAGAACGCATGCGCATCGACCTCAAGCTGCCGCCGGACGTCCCGTACGGCTTCGCCGCTCTGCCGCAGTACGAGACCGAGCGACTCATCGAGGAGCACCTCGGGCGCTGGGACACCCGGATAGAGCGCGGTACGGAGCTGGTCTCGTTCCAGCAGGACGCGGGCGGAGTGTGGAGCCGGCTCACCACTTCGTCCGGTAGGGAGGAAGAGGTCAGATCCCGCTTCCTCGTCGGCTGCGACGGTGCGCACAGCATCGTCCGCAAGACACTCGGGCTCACCTTCGAAGGCGGCGCGTTCCCCGAGGAATACATGCTGGCCGACGTGGAGGTCGACTGGAGCCTGCCGCCGGGCTACGGAGTGCGTGCCCTGCACCAGAGCGACGGCACGACCGACGACCTGCTGGTCTGCATCCCGCTGCCCGGCCGCTCCCGCTACCGCATGTCCATGCTGGTCCCGCCGGAGCTCTCCGTGAAGCAGTCGGACGGCGACCAGGTCGTCCATGGCCTGGAGAGCGGCCGCAGACCCGGGCTGGAGCACATCCAGGCGGTACTCGACCGGCTCTCGCCGGAGCCGACCACCGCGTCCGCGATGCGCTGGGCGTCCGTCTTCCGCATCAGCCACCGGCTGGTGGACCGCTACTCGGACGGCCGGGTCTTCGTCGCGGGGGACGCCGCGCACATCCATCCGCCGACCGGCGCGCAGGGCATGAACACCGGCATCCAGGATGCGTACAACCTGGCCTGGAAGCTGGCGCTCGCCGTGGCGGGGACCGGGCATCCACAGCTGCTCGGCAGTTACGACGCCGAGCGGCGGCCGGTGGGCGAGGAGGTGGTGGGCCGCACCGTGCGCCATGCGACCGTCGGCGTGGAGGCCGACCCGGACGACCCGGCGACGGTCATGATGCGCGAGGCCCAGCTGCTGGTGGCCTACCCCGGCAGCCCGATCGTCGGAGCGCGCACCGCTGGGCAGGACGGACCCGACGCCGGCGACCGGGCCCCGGACTGCGGTGGTCTCCTCGGCCCTGTCGCCGCCTTCCCCATGCGGTTGTTCGACCTGATCCGCGACCGCGGCCACACCCTGCTGTTCTACGCGGAGGACGACATCCCGGCGGCGCAGTTCGACGAGCTGGCGGCAATGGCCCGGAGTCTGACGCACGGGCAGGTGGACGCCTGTGCTGTTCTCGGCGCCGACGCACAGGCCGACGGTCTGGAGATGCCGGTCTGCCATGACAGCCGGGGAGAGTTCAGGCGCGTCTACCGCGTGCAGGGACCGACCGTGTTCCTGGTCCGGCCGGACGGCTATCTGAGCCTGCGGCTGGCTCCCGCGGCCGCCGCCACCGAGCTGCCCGCGCACCTCGCCGGGGTCTTCCGCACCTGA
- a CDS encoding formylglycine-generating enzyme family protein, with the protein MDPKARIEMIAIPPGQVTLSDRRTQRSWPVSLAPYELAAFPVTQALYTHITGQRPSAAQGDRLPVESVSWWDAVRFCNALSQRDGLASAYHLHADGEGIEWDASADGYRLPTEAEWEHACRAGTTGPRYGPLDEIAWYRGNSRERIHDVGDRQPNAWGLYDMLGNVWDWCWDIYDAEVYGAYRVLRGGGWFDEQWSCRASARRRSHPTFQVDDVGFRIARSIIR; encoded by the coding sequence ATGGACCCGAAGGCGCGAATCGAGATGATCGCCATCCCGCCGGGGCAGGTAACGCTGTCGGACCGGCGAACGCAGCGCAGTTGGCCGGTCAGTCTTGCCCCCTACGAACTCGCCGCGTTCCCGGTCACGCAGGCGCTGTACACACACATCACCGGGCAGCGCCCGAGCGCCGCACAGGGAGACCGGCTGCCCGTCGAGAGCGTTTCCTGGTGGGACGCAGTCCGGTTCTGCAACGCCCTGTCCCAGCGCGACGGGTTGGCGTCCGCTTATCACCTTCATGCCGACGGCGAAGGCATCGAGTGGGACGCCTCCGCCGACGGGTACCGGCTGCCGACCGAGGCTGAGTGGGAGCACGCCTGCCGTGCCGGTACGACCGGGCCGCGCTACGGGCCGCTCGACGAGATCGCCTGGTACCGCGGCAACTCGCGCGAGCGCATCCATGACGTGGGCGACAGGCAGCCGAATGCGTGGGGCCTGTACGACATGCTCGGCAACGTCTGGGACTGGTGCTGGGACATCTACGACGCCGAGGTCTACGGCGCCTACCGGGTGCTGCGTGGCGGCGGCTGGTTCGACGAGCAATGGAGCTGCCGGGCCTCCGCGCGACGCCGGAGTCACCCCACCTTCCAGGTCGACGACGTGGGCTTCCGTATCGCGCGGTCCATCATTCGTTAG
- a CDS encoding PadR family transcriptional regulator, giving the protein MLELAILGFLADGPLHGYQLRRQVTHLSGHTRPVSDGSLYPAINRLVKAGLLDRRTEPGAAAAQRHTLRLTEAGRAELLRRLREPDDLDVSDSTRYFTILAFLSLLPDTADQHAVLRRRLEFLEQPASFFHDGDGPVRAEDAGDPYRRGMLLIARATSQAERTWLRGTLA; this is encoded by the coding sequence ATGCTGGAACTGGCGATCCTGGGATTCCTGGCCGACGGGCCGCTGCACGGATATCAACTGCGCCGACAGGTCACGCACTTGTCGGGGCACACCCGACCGGTCAGCGACGGCAGCCTCTATCCGGCGATCAACCGTCTGGTGAAGGCCGGACTGCTGGACCGGCGGACCGAGCCGGGCGCCGCGGCCGCCCAGCGGCACACCCTGAGGCTGACCGAAGCCGGCCGCGCCGAGCTGCTGCGCCGCCTGCGGGAGCCCGACGACCTGGACGTCAGCGACAGCACGCGGTACTTCACGATCCTGGCGTTCCTCTCGCTTCTTCCCGACACCGCCGACCAGCACGCGGTGCTGCGGCGGCGGCTGGAATTCCTGGAACAGCCGGCGAGCTTCTTCCACGACGGCGACGGTCCAGTGCGCGCCGAGGACGCCGGCGACCCGTACCGTCGCGGCATGCTTCTCATCGCCCGCGCCACCAGCCAGGCGGAACGGACGTGGCTGCGCGGGACGCTGGCGTGA